ACGGCGCGGTTTGTCGACAACAAGAAGATTCAGCCGTGAGAGTTCTCAATATCCGGGTGGCGACGAAATCCTTTTCGGCCTTCATCGCCACTGCATCAGCCTCCGCCGCATCCGCGCCGAGACCCCAACGGCTCGGGCAGCGGCAGCCGCCTGGATCTGCAGGCACGACGCCTGAAAGCTTATCGCGGTTGACCTGACAGCATCGTTTCTGGCCACCGTCGCAAGGCGCGCGGGAGGCATGGCCGTCCTGTCTTGTGAGCCTTGGTTGTCTGGTTCTCCAGGCGGAAGCGCCGCGTCCATAGCGCCTGCGACCGAGGTCAAAGGGCACTGGCACGCCTGAGAGCTGACGCGGCCGTTCTCCCCAAACTGGGGCCTATCAAACGCCGTTGCTGATCCTGCCGCGCTACCGCTCTCGGGCTGACCCAATAGCTTCAGCGGCCTGGCGGCCTTTCCTCTGGTTCTCGAATCTCAGGGTGCCGGGCCCGATGGCTCCTGGTTTCCGCTGCGGCGCACTCGCGTGTCGTAACCGGGTCCGGCTCACTCCCGATTTCGGATCAGGGGACGGCCCCAGCCCCAAGTCCGGCTCGCAAGGGCATGGACGGGCCGGTCGGCGAGGCCGGCCGCCAATGACATGGATCAGGAGAAAAGCTTTGAGTGACCCCCACCTTCGCCGGCGTCTGCTTGGCACCTCGATGTTCGCGGGTGCCGCGATCGTCGCCGCTACCGCGCTGATGGCCTCTCCGGTCTCGGCCCAGGACGCACAGGTCGAGGACGACAGCCAGGTTGATGACATCGTCGTCACCGGCTCGCGCATCACGCGCCAGGACTATCAGGCCACCAGCCCGATCGTGACCGTCAACCAGGAAGATTTCCAGGCGACGGGCTCCGTGACGATCGACACCCTGGTCAACGACCTTCCGCAGTTCGTGCCCTCGGTCAATTCGACCTCGAACAATCCCTCGAACGGGGGCCAGGCCAACATCAACCTGCGCGGCCTGGGCACGCCCCGGACGCTGGTCCTGATGAACGGCCGTCGTGTTGTTCCCTCCAACTCGGACGGTACGGTCGACATCAACCTTCTTCCGACGCCGCTGATCCAGAACATCGAAGTGATTTCGGGTGGCGCGTCGGCTGCCTATGGCTCGGATGCCCTTGCCGGGGTGGCCAACTTTATCCTGAATGAGAACTTCGAGGGCGTTCAGTTCGACTCTCAGTATGGGGTGACCGACCGCAGCGACGGCGTGACCGAATCCTATGCCCTGACGCTGGGCGGGGAAATCGCCGAAGGCCGCGGCCATCTGGTCCTGTCCCTGGGACATTCCAGCCGCGACCAGGTTTTCAACCGCGATCGCGAGTTCTCTGCGATCTCGGGCCCGTCGGGGACATCGCCGCTGGGCAGCACGACGTTCGACTCGAACAATCTGCCGAACCTCACTCTGGTCCGCACCTATTTCAACGACGCGACCCTGACCAACACCGGGCAGTTTGGCTTCAACAACAATGGGTCGCTGTTCAGCTACGTCCGCACCCGGAATTTCCAGAGCCCGGGCGGCATTGACTACGATGGCTTCGCCAACCCGGGGGTCAGCGACTACGTCTATAACACCGGGCCGCTCAACCTGAACCAGCTGGGCCTTGACCGGTGGAACGCCTACGTCGGCGGTCGCTACGAAATCAACCGTGGTGCCGAAGTCTACGCAAACCTGCTGTTCACCGAATACAACTCGGCCAACGAGCTGGCGGCCAGCCCGGCTGCCGGAAACGTGCCCGCCACGGGCTTCCGCGTGCCGGTCACCAACCCTTTCATCACGGCTGACCTGCGCACCCTGCTGAACTCGCGCGCAAACCCGAACGGCTCGTTCCTTCTGAACAAGCGCTTCAATGCCCTCGGGGGTCGTCGCGCGTCCGAAAACTACAACGTCTATCAAAGCACCGTCGGCGTTCGCGGGGAGCTGGTGGGTCTTCGTGACTGGACCTACGATGTCTACGCCCAGTATGGCCGGGTCCTGCGTACGACGCTTCAGAGCGGCAACGTCTCGCGTTCGGCGGTGCAGCGCCTGCTCGACGCGCCGGACGGCGGCAATTCGCTCTGCGCGGGGGGCTTTGACTGGTACGGCGAAACCGAGCTTTCGGCGGCGTGCGTCAATTTCATCGGACGCACGGCGCAAAACCTGACCGAGCAGGAGCAGTCGGTGGTCGAAGGCTCGCTGCAGGGCAGCCTGTTCGAACTGCCGGCCGGCGACCTCCGCTTCGCAGGCGGTATCCAGTATCGTGAAGACGTCTTCGAGTTCCGTCCGGACGCCTCGCTGGCCCAGATCAACCCGATCGTGGTCCGCGCTGACGGCGGTTCCACGGGCGGTTCGGAAATCGCGGGCTTCAACCCGGGACAGCGGCTGGTCGGCGATACGAACTCTGTCGAGTATTTCCTTGAACTGCTGGTTCCGGTCCTGTCGGACCTGCCGTTCGTCCAGCAGCTTGACCTGAACCTCGGCTACCGGATCTCGGACTACTCGACGGTCGGCAAAGTCAGCGCCTACAAGGCTGATCTGGACTGGCAGGTTGTCGACTTCCTGCGGATCCGCGGCGGCGTCCAGCGCGCAGTGCGGGCTCCGTCGGTCGGCGAGCTGTTCGCCCCGATCAACACGAGCTTCCCCAGCGTGGGTGCGGCTTCGGCGACGGGCATTTCCGGCGATCCTTGCGATACACGTTCAAGCTTCCGCCTCGGCGCAAACGCCGCTCAGGTCCGTGCGCTCTGCCTGACGCAGGGCATCTCCGCCTCGGCGATCGACGCCTATGTGTTCACCAACAACCAGGTGCCGGGCATTACCGGTGGCAATCCGGACTTGACCGAGGAAACTTCGGACTCGTTCAACGCCGGGCTGGTGATCCAGTCGCCTTTCGACAATCCCTGGCTCGCAGGCCTGTCGGCCTCGATCGACTACTACAACATCGAAATCCAGGACGTCATCGGCACGATCGGCGCCTCGGCCCAGCTCCAGGGCTGTTTCAATGCGCGGGGTGAGAACCCGACCTACGATCCGAACAACGGCTACTGCCAGCTGTTCGTCCGCGATGCACTGTCGGGCAACATCAGCCAGGCCCGCGAGGTCAACGGCAACCTCGCGACCCTGAAGACGTCCGGCATCGATGCCCAGTTCGACTGGAATTTCGGTCTCGCCGACATCGGCGCGCCCGACTGGGGCGATCTGAACTTCAACCTCGTGCTGGGCTGGCTCGAGAACCGCGAACGTCAGGATGCTCCGGGAGGTCCGTTCACGAACCGGACCGGCACCATCGACAGCGTGTTCGGCAACACCTTCCCTGAGTGGAAGTCGCTGAGCTCGGTCAACTGGGCCTACGGTGCGTTCGGCCTGGGTGCCCGCTGGCGTCACGTCGGCGAGCTGACCCAGTTCGGTACAGCGATCGAGTTGGGGTCGGCCGACTACTTCGACCTGAACGGCAGCTGGGACCTGACCGACACGGTCAGTCTTCGCTTCACGGTGAACAACGTCACCGACGAGCAGCCGATCGTCTACTCTCCGGGCGTTCAGGCCAACACCGACCCGTCGACTTATGACACCCTTGGCCGCCGTTACTCGGTCGGCCTCACCGCACGCTTCTAGGCGTGTCGGAGTTCGGCGGGCGCACGGTCGTGCGCCCGCCGAATGGTCCTTTCACTGGACGCGACGAGGCGTTCGAGATCGGAGTCGCGCAGCGGCGTGTCGCTCCGGTAGCAGCCTCCATCACTCAGCGACCCTTGGCTCAGGCGCCGACGGATCCTTACGAAGGCCCGATGATCCAGCGTGACCAGGTTCTCGCGGTGATGCTGGCTGGATTGAGGTCGAAGTTTTCGGTGCCACCCGTCCGGTCAGCGGCGGCGTGAGCAGATCCGCCCCAAGACGCGGAGTCCTGGGCGAGAGGGTCGGCTTGTCGAAGACTTGGAGTGGGCCCCGGCGGGCCGCGGTTCAGAGCAGCCGGCCCGGGCTGCCAGGTCCGTACGAACGCCGAGCCGGCACGGCCACGGCACGGCTGCGGCTGAAGGTCTTTTGCGGCCCGAGGTCGTCGATGAGATCAGCCCGAGGACCAGGTCGTGCATGATCGGCAATGCGTGCTCAGGGGCTCACAAACGCCATGCTGTCCGCTGCAGGCAGAACCGGTCTCAGGCCAATCTTGCTGTTGACCAAGGCAAACAGGCGCTCGAATTCCTGCGGGCATGAGCCGATACCCCAGCCCGATGCGAAGGTCCCCTTTTCCAACCCCTCCTGGTAGACGCGACGGGCGCACAGGACGCCGATCAGCGGCAAATGGGTGGCTTGCAGCGCTTTCTTCGCCTTTCGGACCTGCGGCGCATCCTCACCAAACCGTTGCGGAGGGGCCTGGTTCAGCACGATCGCGCCGGGGCGATCAATCTGGTTGAGATGGCCGATGGCCTGGGCGGCCGCCGCGAGGTCGAGGAACGTGGGCCGGGCCACGACGAGCACATAGTCCGAAATGGTCAAAGCCACGCTGACGTCGGCTTCGGGGTGAGCCGGCGTATCGACGACGAGGATGTCGTACCCCTCGCGCTCGGCGGCCGCCTTGGTGGTGAACAGCTTGCCCGAGACCGTCGTACGGACGTCGAGGCCCGGCTGCGTGCGAGAATGCAGGTACGCCCAGCTGGAGCGCTGCGGGTCGGAATCGAGAAGAAGAACCCGCTTCCCGGAGCGCTGCCACGTCAGCGCCAGGGCCACCGCCACGGTGGTTTTCCCGGACCCGCCCTTGCGCGCCATGGTGCAGATCGTTTTCACTTGGATGGCCTCCCCTGAAGTCCACTTTGCCGCACGCGCCGTCGATGGCGATTTCGGAGGCGCACGCGGCGTACTGGTAATGAACTTTTCTGGGCACCGATCGCCAATATCCCCATGTCGGGTAAAAAACGGTGTCGGTTTAATCTTGGCGAAACGAAACTATTCTCGTGCCAAAGCAGCCAAAGCAAAAATCAAGTGATCGCTATGAACAATAAATGAGCGCATGCCACTTTGTTAACCATGTCTCGAGTGTTTAGGTATATATACCCGATTTGGGTATTCACTAACTTATTCCGGGTTTCGGTCATTCGACTGGTCCATTCAGTGCAATCCTGACGGTGAGTGTCCAGAATTGTGACACCCCAAGGTGAAGACCCAGAATGGATATACGCAATGTCTAGCCCCGCAGGATCAGGCCGCGGCCTTCAGCAAAGGCTGGGTGGTCTGACCCTCATGGCCGCCCTGATGGCGGCACCCGGTGCCGCTGGTGGCCAGGCTGCGATGCAGCCCGGGGCCGTTGCGCCGCAGGCGATCGCTCCGGACACCGTCCGTTGCCTGCAGCAGACCGGTACAGGCACCGGTTCGCGTCCTCGCATCGCCGTTGGGAACATCAGGGACTTGAGCGGCCGGGTGAGCCTCGAGTCCGGGGCCTTGCTGCCGCAGGGCGCATCGATGTTCGCGATCTCGGCCCTGCTGGAGATGGGCTATCCGGTCGTCGAGCGGTTCGACATGGCGATTGCCGAGATCGAGATAAACTACGCCCGCCAGCAGCTGCTGTCCGACACGCCGGAACTGGCAGGGCAGGTGCAGGACAACTATCGGCGTATCTATCCGGGTCAGATCGCCGGGTCGCGCTTCTATCTGACCGGTGCCCTGACCGAGCTGAATACCGGCGTGTCTTCGCTTTCCGGGGCGGCGTCCGCCACGGCGGTGTCGTCGGCGATCGCGTCGCTCTCGGCGAGCGGCGGCTATGAGCGGGCCAGCGTCGCCCTGGACCTGAGGCTCGTGGACACACTGTCCCAGGAAGTCGTCGGTTCCGCCACGGTTCGGCGGTCTCTTTCCAGCGGCAACCTCTCTGTCGGAGCGATCGGAGCGACGGCCCCCGTGGTCTCGGGCCAGGTCGCCTATGCCCGGTCATCGGAGGTCCAGTATGCGGTGCGCGGGATGGTGGAGGAGGCCGTCCGGGTTCTGGTGGGCGTTCTGGAGTCCTGCCCGACCCAGGGGGCCATCACGCCATGATACGCCCTGGATCAATGTCCGCGATCGGTCTGGTTGCCCTGCTGCTGGCAGGCTGCGCCACGTCGCCGTCGCTGACCACCTTCGAACGGGAATTCGCCCGGACCGGCAGGCAGACCGAAAGTCTGGCCCAGTGTCTCGCTGCATCGGCCGAGGCGACACGTCCGATCCTCGCCGTCGGATCGGTCGCAGACCTGACCGGACGCCAGACCTTCGCGACCGGGCGGGTCGTGACCCAGGGGGCCGGGCTGTTTCTGTCAGCCGATCTCGCCACCTTCGGTATCCGCCTCGCAGAGCGGCAGGACACCTCGGTCCTCGACAGCGAGACGAGGCTGCTGGTGTCCGACACGACGCCCGGCGAGACGGGCCGTATCGCTGGCAGCCGGTACTATGTCTCCGGCGCGATCGTGACGGCTGATCCCGCTGATGCGGCCGGCCTGCAGGGCCAGGCCATCGGCGGGGCCGGCGTGACCCTGAGCAGCACGGAGATGCGGCGCCGGGTCGTCGTCTCGATCCGGATCATCGACAGCCGCTCGCTGCTCATCGCGGCGGTGGGGACATACGAACGTATCGCCGTGTCGACCGATCAGAGCCTTTCGATCTCGGATCCGTCGTCGCTGGATGTGCTGAGGTTCGACGCGCGCCGCAGCGAGAACGACGGCCTCGACCTCGCGACGCGGCTGGCCATCCGGGAAGCCGCCCGGGATATTGCCGTCTGGCTGTCCGGGTCGGACGCCTGTGGCGGCTACAGTGCCGGCTTCCGGCCGGCCTCGCGGGAAGGGACACCTGTGACGCCCGTGGCGACGATCGCCGAACTCGTCCCGGCAGCGCCGTCGCCCACGGGGGATCCGGCCGAAAGGCTCGAGCAACTTGGGGCGGTTCCGGCACCCCGGCATTGGGAAGGACTGGGGGGGCGGACGCTGCGTCCCGGACCGTGGGTTCTGGAACGGCCGGCGACCCGGGCAGGCGCGCGCGTGCCCCGGATTGTGCTAGGCGCTGTCGGCGAGAATGCCGGAGCACCACGCGGCACCTGATCGCCCCCGGCTCCGCAACTTCGGGCATCGACTCGGTCCGGAGCAGAATGCCCATTTTGAGTAATACAGATTCGTATGTCAGGGGAATTCCATTACAGCGCGCTGTCCGTCTAACTAGTCGAGAAGCTAGGCATCCCGCCTTCAAGGAACCCCTTCACATGCGTATGTATGCTGCTGCTCTGATTGCCGCTGTATCTGTCTCTACCCCGGCAATGGCTTCGCAATATCAGACCTCGCCGGCTCCGGCTCAGTATAACGGCGGATCAAACGTTTCTGTTTTCTCCAACAATCACTACGCCTCGCCCACTGCCGTTATCGCCGGCGCGACGCAGGTCGCGGTCGGTACGACCGTCCAGGCCCTGAACCAGGTTTCCGCCTCGGCGCTCAATAACGGCTCCGCCGCCGTCAACACCGGTTCGGTCGCCCTGGTCGCGCCGATCAACGCCCTGAACGGTTCGGTCAGCGCCCTCAACGGTTCGCTGTCGGCCACCACGGGTAATCTGGCCGTGACCACGGGCTCGATCGCCGCGGCTGTGTCGCCCACGCTCAACACGACGATCGCTCCGGTCATCTCGACCCAGGGCCTGGGGACTGCCGCCGGTGCCATCGGCGTGGTCGGCAACGGCGCCGTGGGTGGCACCCTCGGGCTGCTCCGGAACCTGAACGTCAATGTCCTGAGCGGAAACCGCCCCGCCTCCGGCAAGAAGTACTAGGCCCTTCCGTCTCCTGATCGCGAGGGAACTTGCGATCAGGAGACCCTGGCAGGGTCGCTACCCAATGGGCGCGCGACGCGCACCTTTTTCCAGAGAGCTCCCGTCCTGATCCGGCCAGGTGGCCGATCGGGACGACAGGGCCCGGCCTCGATCTCAGGCCACGGGGTCGATCGCGGCCCGGACTTCGGGCTCGTTGGCACGGGGCTGGAGAAAACTTTCCCAGTTCCCACCTGCCGTATCGACCGATTTCTCGGCGATCGTCGTATGGATGCGCGTCGCCAGTTCCGCCATCTTCGGCGCGATGGATTTCACGCAGTCGCGAAGTCCCTCCCGCTTCATGGTTTCCGAGCTCACGAAGAACGAACGGGAGCCCTGCCGCTCCAGCAGCTTCTGCTCGACCAGTTCATGGACGTGACGGCGGACCGTTTCGTAGGGCAGGGCCAGATACTCGGAGATGCTGAGTACCGATACGGCACGCCTCAGGTCGTCCGGGAAGATGCCTCCTTCGGCTTCCGCTCGCAGCTGATTGCGATGGTTCAGGTGGCCAACGCTCGATCGGGCGGCACCGTAGAAGACCATCATCCGCGTGACGTCGCCGCCGAACGGTGCGGCGCAGATGGGAATGAAGCGTAGCAGTGCGTCTATCGTCTGAGCGTACACGTAACTGTCAAGCTCGGTTCGATCTGCCGTATCGGGCTCTGCGGTTGGGGCAATCATCATCATCGACGTTACGTATATCAGCGGTCTGGTAAACCTCTCGTGAAGGGCACGATCGGCATAGGCGCGGCCACGGTCGCCGTGGTCGCGGCCCTGTCCGTCGTGGGTGCATCACAGGGCTGGACGTTCGGCAACGACAGCGCGGACGTTGTGCAGAGCCTGCTCGTCCCGGACTCCATCAGGGTTTTCCTGACGGAAGCCCCTTCAATCGCGATCGGCTATCCTCCGTTCGGGACCATCCTGCTCTGCAGCCTCGGCGCCGGGGTCATGGCGGCGTCCGGATTGCTTCACGCCATCGCTGATTTCGTCGCTCGAAAGGTGCCGGGCGTCCTGATCACACCCGCGGTCTTCCTGATGGGACTGATCTGTCATCAGGTCTCCGACGCCCTCTATGTCGTCTACCTGCCGCTATGTGGCATGATCTTCCAGACCCGGGGACGCAATCCGGTGCTCGGGGTCATGCTGGGGTTCGCCGCCTTCTCCGGGGCGCTTTATGCCAGTCTTTTCCCGGGCCTGCAGGACATCGTCCTGCTGGGGATCACGGAACAGGCCGCGCGAGCGGCTGGCATTGCCGGGACCATTTCCCCCATGGCCAACATGTGGTTCTCATCCGCCAACGCCGTGGCGCTTACTCTGGTCGCGTGGGCCCTGGTGGACCGCGTGGTCCCTCGCTTCGCCGGTGCCTCCGACGAGGCGACCGCAGCGCCGGCCACGACCCGGGCCTTCGGCGACGGAGGGCTGCCGGATTCCCGCGGGCTGCTTGCGGCGGGTGCGGCTAGCCTTCTGGTTCTCGCAGGGTTCGCCCTCCTCGCCCTTGTTCCGGACGTCAGCCCGTTGCGGACGGATACGGCCGCCGGCATGGCCCGCTTCGAGCCGCTTTATAAATCCGGGGCCGCCATCATCACGCTGACCTCGGCCGCCGCCGGCACGGCGTACGGGTTCGCCTCCGGCCGCTGGCGTAAACTCCACCGCGTCGCCCAGGCGGTCGAAGCGTCGATGCGCGACCTCACGCCGTTCCTCCTGATGGCCATCTTCATCGCCTTCGTGGTCAAGGCTATCGATGTCTCCAACCTCGGGCGCCTCGCCGCGCACCATCTGGCGGAACTGGTCAGGGCCAGCGACTGGCATGAGAGCGCCATCGCTGCCTTGCTGATGGCCGTCACGGCCCTGGCGGATTTCCTGATGTTCTCCGCATCGGCCAAATGGACGGTCATCGCGCCGACCGTCCTGCCCGCCCTGGATCAGTCGGGGGTTTCTCCTGCCGTCGCGACCGCCGCCTTCCGCGTCGGCGATGCCGTCGTCAACGTCGTCAACCCGCTCCAGCCAGCCGCCGTTTATGCTCTGATCAGCGCCACCGCCTGGGACCGATCCCTGTCCATGGCCCGTCTGATGGGTCGAATGGCCGCCTTCGCCGCGTCATTCTTTGTAGTCGGATTGACGATGCTCATGATCTGGTCCGCGCTTGGTCTGCCCTTCGGACCGGGTTGATAGGTAGGTACTTTTAAGTATCCAGCGCCGGTTATTGGCCGGTCTCTTTATCCATCTCCCCAAAATGGGTAAATTGAACCGAGCATAAAGCAACGCGAGCCCCTGGATTCACGTGTCGTCAATGGCCCCTTGAGAAACCAGGGTATCGCCAGTCGACTGCGGATGTGCCTGTGCTCTCGTCTTTAGAAAAGATCCTTTTTCATGCCGACCACCTCCTCGCGGAGGCTCGAGCCGCCGGCGCTGGACCGGACGAAATCGACGACATGCTGGGTGAGATTACCCATCTGGAACGTCAGGCCCTCCGCTGCCGGATCACCAATCCCGCAGGCGCGGCGGCCAAGCTGAGGATTCTGTCGCGCCACCTTGCCGGCGACTGTGATCCGGTGGTCAGGGAGGCGGTCTTCGATCTCGCCCTCTGGGCCACCGGCACGGAAACGGACTCGACCGACGACGATTATCTGGACGTGGCGGCGTGACCGGGACCGGGATCTTCCCGGGCCTTTGCGGTGCCCGTGGCCCGTCGCCGAGAGAGGGCTCGGCTGCCGTCGAGTTCGCCCTGGTCGCGCCGGTCTTCATCGCGCTGCTGATGGGCGTTGCGGTATACGGCGGCTGGTTCTGGCTCGCCAACAGCGCGCAATCGCTGGCGACCGAAGCCGCCAGAGCCGCTATCGGGGGTCTGGACACCCCGGAGCGTGTGGCCTTGGCCAGCGAGTTCACCGCGGCCAACACGGCGGGTCTCGGTTTCGACCCCAAGACCGTGTCGACGGCCGTCGAGGCCACCGACACCCAGATCAACGTGACGATCTCGGTCGATATCCGGACTCATCCGCTGATGGCCCTGCGGGGCTTTCTGCCGGCACCGCCCGTCACCATCACGCGCACCGCCGTGGTCCGCACGGGGGGCTTCTGATGTTGCGCCCGTCGGGTTTCCGTCAAGACACACGGGGCGGCATCGCCGTGATGGCGGCCGCGGCCGGTAGCCTGATCTGCGCGCTGGCGGCCATCAGCATCGACGTCGCTTCTGTAGCCCTGTCCGGTCGCACGCTTCAGGGGGTCGCGGACCTCGCCGCCATGTCGGCGGCGGCGAATCTCGACGTGGCGGACCAGGCCGCGCAAGCGACTGTGTCGGCCAATCTGCGCGCCGCCACCGTAAAGACCGAACTCGGCGCCTATGTCGCCGACCCGGACATCGCGCCGTCCGGCCGCTTCAGCGTCCAGGCGGACTCCGCCAACGCCGCGCGGGTCACGGTCACCGCCACCGCACCGCTTTTCTTCGGCAAGATCGTTATCGGCAAGGATGAGGTCGTCCAGGTGCGCTCGGCGGTGGCTGCGGCCCGGATCGAACCGCCGCGGGCCATGTTCTCGATCGGGTCGCGTCTCGCAGCGGTCGATGGCGGGGTGGCGAACGCCGTCATCGGCGGGCTGACGGGCAGTTCCGTGTCGCTGACCGTGATGGACTACGACGCCCTGGCCTCCGCGCGCATCAACCTGCTCGGATTCTTCGACGCCCTGGCCACCGAGACGGGGGTCACGGTCGGCGACTACGAGACCCTTGTAAACACCACCGTCGATGCCGGGAGGATCGTGAAGGTTCTGGAGAGCTTGAGTACCGGCCAGGATGCGGCGGCGCTCAGGAAACTCCGGACGCCCGCCGCCAATGTCCGCGTCCGGATTGGTGACGTCATCGGGATCGAGGCCGATGCCGGGCGCGGTCTGGCGGAGGGGCTGGATGCCTCGGTCACCGCGCTTGATCTCGTCATGGCCACGCTCGAGACCGGGGGCAGTCGACAGGTGAAACTGGACCTCGCGGCCAACGCCCAGCTGGCCGGCGCGCAGGTCTTCCTGGCCATCGGCGAACGCCCCAATCGATCGCCCTGGCTGTCGGTGACGAAGACCGGCCAGCCGATCATCCGGACGGCGCAAGCCAGGGTGTTCATCAGGGCCAGAACAGCGAAAGCCCTGTCGGGCCTGGCCCAGGTCGATGTGCCGATCCTGCTCGAGCTGGCACCGGGCGAAGCCTATCTCCAGGCCATCGATTGCAAGACAGGGTCGGTCGATCTGGCCGTCAAGCCCGGCTTGCTGACCGCTCAGATCGGCGAAGTGGACGAACGCGATCTGAATGACTTCAAGACCGCCCTGAAACCGCGGGAGGCCACGCTGGTGTCGGCGCTGGGGCTGCTGTCGGTCAAGGCCAGTGGCAAGGTCCAGGCCACAGATGTCCGTCATCAGACAACCCGCTTTTCGGAGGCCGACATCGCGGCGGCGAGAAAACGAACGGTGACGTCCAGCAGTCTGGTCCAGGGCGCCATCAGCAGTCTTCTCGGCAGCGCCAGCCTGAACATCGAGGCGCTGGGTCTGGGTCTCAATGTCTCGAGACTCACCAGCGCCCTCAACCTGCTGCTGACGCCCATCGGCCCTCTACTCGACAGCACCCTGAACACCGTGCTCGGCGTTGCGGGCCTCAAGCTGGGCCAGGCCGACGTCACGGTTCACGGTCTGACCTGCCCCTCATCCGCGACACGCCCCGTGCTGGTCCGCTGACCCGGCCGGGGCGATCTACCCAGAACGAGCATGAGCCCCGCCACGCAAGGGCCGGGCTGCGGTAAACCGTGCCCGCTGCCCACCAGCGCTGACGATCCGGCGGCCATCCATGCGGGACCCAACCCCCGCGCGCCGCCGGGTCGTCACACCGGAACGCCAGATCCGGTTTCTTCGGGGCGATCCCGTCTGGACGCGTCCGGATCTGCCCGGGCCGGTATCCGGAACACCGTCTTCGTTTCGGGGTCGGCCCGCTTGCCTTTTTCCTCGATCAGGATCCACCCTCGTCGCCCTTTCGGCCATGTGAGGGGTTGTCACGCGCGGTCTGGAGCAAGATACCCGGGTGGGGGAAACGAATGAGCGACGGTCGGTTGAAGGGCTGGAAGCAGATCGCCGAGCATCTCGGCGTTTCTCCCGGCACGGCGATGCGCTGGTCCCGTCGACCCGGCTTCCCGGTTATTCGCGCGGGCGAGCACGGGTCTGTCTATGCGTTGCCGCAAGCGCTGGAGGCGTGGCTGGCCAATGCCGACGAGCGGCCTGACGATCCGGATCTCAATCCCGATGCCGAGGCTCCGGATGTTGCCGACAGGCCCGGGATCGAAGACCGGACCTGGCTGAGCGGACCGCTGCGGGCCGTCCGGGCCCGGCCGCGCGCTGTTCTGGGCGTGGCCGCGGGGCTTGCGATGGTGGCGATCCTCGCTGTGGCCGTGTCGCGGATCGAGACCGGGGGCCCCGCGCGCCCGGTCGCAGACGCGGCCCTGACCGCCAGCTATCTCGAGGCCCGGGCGGACTGGGCC
This DNA window, taken from Brevundimonas subvibrioides ATCC 15264, encodes the following:
- a CDS encoding CsgG/HfaB family protein, encoding MQPGAVAPQAIAPDTVRCLQQTGTGTGSRPRIAVGNIRDLSGRVSLESGALLPQGASMFAISALLEMGYPVVERFDMAIAEIEINYARQQLLSDTPELAGQVQDNYRRIYPGQIAGSRFYLTGALTELNTGVSSLSGAASATAVSSAIASLSASGGYERASVALDLRLVDTLSQEVVGSATVRRSLSSGNLSVGAIGATAPVVSGQVAYARSSEVQYAVRGMVEEAVRVLVGVLESCPTQGAITP
- a CDS encoding CsgG/HfaB family protein: MSAIGLVALLLAGCATSPSLTTFEREFARTGRQTESLAQCLAASAEATRPILAVGSVADLTGRQTFATGRVVTQGAGLFLSADLATFGIRLAERQDTSVLDSETRLLVSDTTPGETGRIAGSRYYVSGAIVTADPADAAGLQGQAIGGAGVTLSSTEMRRRVVVSIRIIDSRSLLIAAVGTYERIAVSTDQSLSISDPSSLDVLRFDARRSENDGLDLATRLAIREAARDIAVWLSGSDACGGYSAGFRPASREGTPVTPVATIAELVPAAPSPTGDPAERLEQLGAVPAPRHWEGLGGRTLRPGPWVLERPATRAGARVPRIVLGAVGENAGAPRGT
- a CDS encoding TadE/TadG family type IV pilus assembly protein yields the protein MTGTGIFPGLCGARGPSPREGSAAVEFALVAPVFIALLMGVAVYGGWFWLANSAQSLATEAARAAIGGLDTPERVALASEFTAANTAGLGFDPKTVSTAVEATDTQINVTISVDIRTHPLMALRGFLPAPPVTITRTAVVRTGGF
- a CDS encoding ParA family protein, with translation MKTICTMARKGGSGKTTVAVALALTWQRSGKRVLLLDSDPQRSSWAYLHSRTQPGLDVRTTVSGKLFTTKAAAEREGYDILVVDTPAHPEADVSVALTISDYVLVVARPTFLDLAAAAQAIGHLNQIDRPGAIVLNQAPPQRFGEDAPQVRKAKKALQATHLPLIGVLCARRVYQEGLEKGTFASGWGIGSCPQEFERLFALVNSKIGLRPVLPAADSMAFVSP
- a CDS encoding TonB-dependent receptor domain-containing protein, encoding MTWIRRKALSDPHLRRRLLGTSMFAGAAIVAATALMASPVSAQDAQVEDDSQVDDIVVTGSRITRQDYQATSPIVTVNQEDFQATGSVTIDTLVNDLPQFVPSVNSTSNNPSNGGQANINLRGLGTPRTLVLMNGRRVVPSNSDGTVDINLLPTPLIQNIEVISGGASAAYGSDALAGVANFILNENFEGVQFDSQYGVTDRSDGVTESYALTLGGEIAEGRGHLVLSLGHSSRDQVFNRDREFSAISGPSGTSPLGSTTFDSNNLPNLTLVRTYFNDATLTNTGQFGFNNNGSLFSYVRTRNFQSPGGIDYDGFANPGVSDYVYNTGPLNLNQLGLDRWNAYVGGRYEINRGAEVYANLLFTEYNSANELAASPAAGNVPATGFRVPVTNPFITADLRTLLNSRANPNGSFLLNKRFNALGGRRASENYNVYQSTVGVRGELVGLRDWTYDVYAQYGRVLRTTLQSGNVSRSAVQRLLDAPDGGNSLCAGGFDWYGETELSAACVNFIGRTAQNLTEQEQSVVEGSLQGSLFELPAGDLRFAGGIQYREDVFEFRPDASLAQINPIVVRADGGSTGGSEIAGFNPGQRLVGDTNSVEYFLELLVPVLSDLPFVQQLDLNLGYRISDYSTVGKVSAYKADLDWQVVDFLRIRGGVQRAVRAPSVGELFAPINTSFPSVGAASATGISGDPCDTRSSFRLGANAAQVRALCLTQGISASAIDAYVFTNNQVPGITGGNPDLTEETSDSFNAGLVIQSPFDNPWLAGLSASIDYYNIEIQDVIGTIGASAQLQGCFNARGENPTYDPNNGYCQLFVRDALSGNISQAREVNGNLATLKTSGIDAQFDWNFGLADIGAPDWGDLNFNLVLGWLENRERQDAPGGPFTNRTGTIDSVFGNTFPEWKSLSSVNWAYGAFGLGARWRHVGELTQFGTAIELGSADYFDLNGSWDLTDTVSLRFTVNNVTDEQPIVYSPGVQANTDPSTYDTLGRRYSVGLTARF
- a CDS encoding AbgT family transporter, whose translation is MKGTIGIGAATVAVVAALSVVGASQGWTFGNDSADVVQSLLVPDSIRVFLTEAPSIAIGYPPFGTILLCSLGAGVMAASGLLHAIADFVARKVPGVLITPAVFLMGLICHQVSDALYVVYLPLCGMIFQTRGRNPVLGVMLGFAAFSGALYASLFPGLQDIVLLGITEQAARAAGIAGTISPMANMWFSSANAVALTLVAWALVDRVVPRFAGASDEATAAPATTRAFGDGGLPDSRGLLAAGAASLLVLAGFALLALVPDVSPLRTDTAAGMARFEPLYKSGAAIITLTSAAAGTAYGFASGRWRKLHRVAQAVEASMRDLTPFLLMAIFIAFVVKAIDVSNLGRLAAHHLAELVRASDWHESAIAALLMAVTALADFLMFSASAKWTVIAPTVLPALDQSGVSPAVATAAFRVGDAVVNVVNPLQPAAVYALISATAWDRSLSMARLMGRMAAFAASFFVVGLTMLMIWSALGLPFGPG